CCGACATCGGCCGGAGCATGGGCGTCACCAAGCAGGCGGCCCAGAAACGGTTCGTGCCCAAGGACCCCGGCCTGGACCCCGGCGCGGGCTTCACCCGCTTCACCCCGCGGGCGCGCAACACCGTCGTCGCGTCCCAGGAGGAAGCGCGCCGGGCCGGCAACGTCGAGATCACCCCGGCGCACATCCTCCTCGGCCTGCTCGCGGAGCCGGAGGCGATCGCGGCCAAGGTCCTCGCGGAGCGAGGCGCGACCGCCGAGGCGGTCCGCGCGGCAGTGACCCCGACGCTGTCCGCGCCCGCGGAAAACGTTCCGGACCTCATCCCCTACGACGGCGACGCCAGGAAGGTCCTCGAGCTGACGTTCCGCGAGGCG
Above is a window of Cryptosporangium phraense DNA encoding:
- a CDS encoding Clp protease N-terminal domain-containing protein, which produces MTTQLPPEIGLDSLIAGIKKVHDNPLDQLQTAVLTADALGETADHLIGHFVDQARRAGASWTDIGRSMGVTKQAAQKRFVPKDPGLDPGAGFTRFTPRARNTVVASQEEARRAGNVEITPAHILLGLLAEPEAIAAKVLAERGATAEAVRAAVTPTLSAPAENVPDLIPYDGDARKVLELTFREALRLGHNYVGTEHVLLALIENEDGRGVLTGLGVTKPTVEPLILAALAKVS